A genomic stretch from Sulfuriferula thiophila includes:
- a CDS encoding RHS repeat-associated core domain-containing protein yields the protein GQYYDAETGLHYNMARDYDPTTGRYVQSDPIGLAGGSVSTFTYTGGDPVSRVDPRGLAQCKLTFSTGRLACTPDDPSNTAVDIPVASGNNGGGMQCRNNVSCTAIPNHGPIPTGCWRWTNGITSKPNGRVLEPCPGTNTNVTENRTLIRSHSCVNPFGPGLGPQYCSEGCVTGTAPAIRTLNDLIDAEPGSTLQVVP from the coding sequence GGGCAATACTATGATGCGGAGACCGGGCTGCACTACAACATGGCGCGGGATTATGACCCCACCACGGGACGGTACGTGCAGAGTGATCCGATTGGATTGGCGGGGGGGAGTGTGTCTACTTTTACCTACACTGGGGGGGATCCAGTTAGTCGGGTTGATCCGAGAGGATTAGCTCAATGCAAATTAACATTCTCAACGGGGCGCCTTGCCTGCACCCCTGACGATCCAAGTAACACTGCAGTCGACATTCCAGTCGCATCCGGTAACAACGGTGGCGGCATGCAATGTCGAAACAATGTATCTTGTACAGCAATTCCTAACCATGGTCCGATTCCTACCGGTTGTTGGCGTTGGACGAATGGAATAACTAGCAAGCCCAATGGCAGGGTTCTGGAGCCGTGTCCGGGAACCAACACGAACGTCACCGAAAATCGCACACTTATTCGATCTCACAGCTGCGTAAATCCATTTGGACCAGGTCTTGGACCGCAATACTGTTCTGAAGGTTGCGTAACGGGCACTGCCCCTGCCATTCGGACTTTGAATGATCTCATCGATGCTGAGCCTGGCAGCACGCTACAGGTGGTGCCATGA
- a CDS encoding Imm57 family immunity protein has translation MKYWKVIATLVFMGDAFFASAHDTRESFVNETQQVHYAERVVMNELVRALSPSMRNAREMCSTACPETGGLELGIGLIGISRSDNGTNALINLLGLRLDGAGSEELSCQILNRGNTVLRPLEKLAADRISDHCRTSFYAARKRELAQVLDIQVEQVCRSELEILSVRDELVKAIKSQVKCEQQ, from the coding sequence ATGAAGTATTGGAAGGTGATTGCTACTTTAGTTTTTATGGGTGATGCATTCTTTGCATCGGCGCACGATACAAGAGAGTCATTTGTTAATGAAACCCAGCAAGTACATTATGCTGAGCGCGTTGTAATGAACGAGCTTGTCCGCGCTTTGAGCCCATCGATGCGGAATGCGCGTGAAATGTGCTCGACAGCCTGCCCGGAAACAGGAGGGCTGGAATTAGGCATCGGATTAATAGGAATAAGTCGAAGTGATAATGGAACAAATGCGCTGATAAACCTCTTGGGGTTGCGATTAGACGGGGCGGGATCGGAAGAATTAAGCTGTCAAATATTGAATCGTGGAAATACCGTATTACGTCCCTTGGAAAAGCTGGCAGCAGACCGTATAAGCGATCATTGCCGAACAAGCTTTTACGCGGCGCGCAAGCGTGAGCTTGCTCAGGTTCTTGATATACAGGTCGAGCAAGTTTGCCGTTCAGAGCTTGAAATTCTTAGTGTCCGTGATGAGTTGGTCAAGGCAATCAAATCTCAAGTGAAGTGCGAACAACAATAG